ATGTGATCGCTTTTGATACCATTTTTTTGATACTGGATCCGTGCAAAATAGGTGACGGAAAAAACTGAGACAAATATGGCTGGTGTGGGATATGCTGCTCTCACAGAATCCAGCTCAAATTACACAAGACAGAATGCATGGGAGTAAATGAAACAGAACAGAGGCATCAAGCGTCAAAACCCTGTTTACGCCATCATAGCGCAAAAAATGTGAAACTTAACAGAAAGTACTTTTTTCTGGCGTCTGTGAGTGAAACTGTTCAAATATAAGTTGAAAAAACTATCGGTTTGGGACCCCCGTCTACCTGATTTATGTTGCTTTATTCAGCCTACCATTTGACCATTGATTTATCACACATTGCCTTATTAATTGCTGGTTGTAATGTATCCAAATAATGATAATCTATTTTAACATTAATTTATGAAACCAGCTAATCAAAGTTAATGAAATGAGAGGCCTGTTCATGGTCATCACCCTGGAGGCAAGATCCTGAGTCTGTGACAGACTGTTTCTGTGACAGACTGTTTCTTACAATCTTTCTTACAGCTTGTCTTAACTGTCCCATGTCATAGATGTTCATGTTTTATAAAGTTAACATTGGCTATGGAATACAACATGCAATCTCCTACACTAACCACTCTTGGATTGTGTTTGATAACCGCCAGACCTCTAAATTAATTTAGTTGCAAGATAACTGGACAGTTTTCACATTATAGTGTCTGGACCTCCTGGAGCTCAAGGAGTCCCAGTCGACTAGAGACAGCAGGAAACAATGATGTGTGCTAACCTTGGCACCATTAATAAAGCACAAGACAGCATGATGAACTACATCCAGAGGTTACAACACCAATACAGATGCATGTAAATGTAGGAGATTGCTTTTGTCGAAGACTGACATAAAAGTAGCTTAACAACATCAAGTGtatgtcatttatttgttaaatttgCTTTGTTTGTTATATGTTTGTAATATTGTGGACCTACCTTTGTACGACACTGAGATAATAGAACATACAATTAGAGATGTTTCATCTTGCTCCGTTGGAAGAACTGGCACGAGCTTGCAGATCCGTCTGGCATCTCTCAACCCTCCAAAAGTAGATGGATGCCCGCTATTTTGGATGGAATCACCAAGCAAACTAACAGCTACATTAAATTTCCATATACCATGGCATAACAAGTGGAAGTAAAAAGAGGTTTCTTTGCCTTTAATGTTTTCCCTCATACAATCTGGGCTATAGACGACACACACATTGCCATAAAAGCACAATCACAAAATGAGTTCAACTACATCAACAAAGCCATTGATTGGACCATATATGGTTAATTAGGGGTGTGTCAAATTGCAAATAGCCTTGGTTGAGCTCTGATATACAAGTGGTATTTATCAATGATGGTTTCCTGCTGGTGTGAATTAAACAGTTGTGTGTACAATCATTCTGAAATCCATTGAAAAGTACATATTTaggggaaaaaaatgtttttcatgtgtgtgtttttgtaatgtggtgtctttactttttttaatgtcaaGTGTTTTTGATTGAAACTAGGTTACATTTTCTCCATTCATAGAACTGAATCCTGCCAACTCTTGTCAACAGTATCTTGGGTGGACCACACAACGAAATTACCATAATGGCGTCCAAGTGAGTATTCAAATAGTTCTCTGTTATGTCAAATGTtattaaatatgcaaatgtttAAATCTCCAGGCTGTTTTATCTAAAACAGATTAAGTCTCTTTCTGGACTAAAAGAGTACTTAACGGAGAATCTCCAATAAAAGTATTTACATTCTGTGAAATCTACGTTTTAGGCTTAATTAGACAAACAGttaggaaagacagaggggagtCTTTACTGAATGATCAGTTCACCTGTTTCTACCCTGTGCTCTATCAGAGGCATTAGTCTGGACCGATGGAACACCCAAGGACATTGCAATATAACATATTAAGATATACAATTTACTGGTTGATAAAGCTTGTTCTATTGTATTCATCTTTATTCATACAGAAGAGTCAGACTAAGTCAGATTAAAAACTATTATGAATAACAATTACATTCAACAGAATGCTTGACCATTTATCATTGCATCAAAATGTTCTGCAAAAAATCAGAAATTCCAGTCTAATACATTTCTGTAGTTCACTCCGAGAGTGAGGGGCATGGAATTCAAAGGAGGAATCTCCTACACTAACCACTCTTGGGTTTGTGTTTGATAACCGCCAGACCTCCAAATTAATTTAGATGCAAGATAACTGGACAGTTTACACATTATAGTGTCTGGACCTCCTGGAGCTCAAGGAGTCCCAGTCGACTAGAGAGAGCAGGAAACAATGATGTGTGCTAAACTTTAATAATGCACAAGACAGCATGATGAACTACATCCAGAGGTTACAACACCAATACAGATGCATGTCTATGTAGGAGATCGCTTTTGTCAAATACTGACATAAAAGTAGCTTTAACAATATCCAGTGTATGCAGGTAAGACAGACATGATTTGTTTCTATAAAAGAAACCAACTCTAaagttgtcttttatttaacatatttataTAGACATGTACTGTGATCACATCAACACTTGTATGTATGACTGCTTTGAGTCATGATGTGTTATCACATATCCATATGGTCAAGAGCCGACCAATTATCTAATCTATGTGGAAGGCTAGATCCTTCCAGTTTACTCTTTAATGACTTTCTATTCATTTGCACCTGTTTCTGTGCACCTTATTCTAACTTTAGACATTCTGTATGGTGGTACTAACTATGTCtgcataaggaaattgcattcatgttcattttatttgcacaaacaaattgaatttcaaagtaaaattggtatgtgtgatttgttaaattgtgttACCTTCATCAATCAATGTGGTGGCAATTTAGCACAGATATTATGTGTACAAATATGTAAAACAGTTATGAATGTAACATGAATGTATACAGAATTTAAAGTGGAGAATCTACATTTCAATACATACACAAATTACATgtgaaaccaaaacatttctatttaaaagATGCTTTATTGTAGAGCAGAGGTAAACGATGTGTACATCACACTTGATACAAACAAGTAACAGTTACACCAATTTATACATCGTGGATTGTATTGTATTCCTCTGATATATTCAAACTAAAAGGTAAATAACATGTGATCTTTGATTTCCCATGACTAGGGTCCCATCATCAGAAATGAAAGGCACCAAAGGCACAATTCTAAGTGAACTTCTCCCTGAAGTACGTCCTGCACGTTGTCAACTAATAACAGAGAAGGAAAGTGTGGAACAGGAAGATCACCCCCGTGCACGATACCAACTAATAACAGAGAAGGAGAGTCTGGACCAAGAAGATAAACTCAGAAGATGTACCTTTGGAAAGAAAGATCAAATGAAGGCGAACAAAACCATTCTGATAGTTGGAGAAACAGGAACAGGGAAGTCCACTCTGATTAATGCCATGGTCAATTATGTCCTGGGGGTGGAGTGGAAGGAGAACGTCTGGTTTGAGATTGTTGAACAAGAACAGGAGAATGGAGAGCAGACTGAAAGTCAAACTACAGGAGTCACTGTATATGAGGTATTTGGATATGAAGGCAGGAGAGTCCCCTACTCTCTCACCATTATCGACACTCCAGGATATGGAGACACCAAAGGAATCCAAGAAGACAACATAATCGCCGAAAAATTGCTTGAgttgttcaggtctgaaaaAGGAATTCATCAAGTTGATGCTGTGGGTTTAGTGTTGAAATCAACTACAAATCGTCTCACTGAAAGACAGAAGTACATCTTTGATGGAGTTGTATCTTTATTTGGGAAAGAtattgaaaataacattgtggCTCTTCTGACACATTGTGACTGGAATCCCCCAAAGAATGCGCTAAAAGCCATTACTGCAGCAAAGGTTCCCTGTGCCAAAAATGAGAAGAATCATCCTGTACATTTTGTCTTTAATAACCGTCAATGTGAATCCTTTGATGCGGAATATCAGGAACGTTCGGATTATGACCACCTTCAGGAGCAGGCCTGGAATCAAGGATTAAAATCCATGGAAAGGTTTTTCACTTTTTTGAATACGATTGAAACAAAGAGTGTGGGTATGACTGAAGGAGTTCTGAGAGAGCGCAAACAGTTGGAAGCTGTAGTTGTCAACTTACAGGAGAGGGTTAAAGAGATTGAAGGAAAGCAAACGGAAATCAAAATCACTCAAGAAGCCCTGGAGAAATATAAGAATGAAATGGAGGAAAACAAGAATTTCTCATTTGAAGTTAAAGAAATTTACAAAGATAAAATCTCAGTAGATACATCAGAGAATTGGTTTATTCTCAATCAAGGAGCGACCATCTGTACAGTCTGTGAGGAGAACTGTCACTATCCAGGCTGCTGGTGGGTTATTAATCCCGCCTGGTGCCTTGTGATGAAGGACAACCACTGTACAGTGTGTACTAATAAATGCCACTACACCAAGCATGTCAAGGAAAATGCAAGGTATAATCTCAAGACCAGGACGGTTACCAGGacattagaacagttgaaacaAAAGTATGACATAAGTGAGAAAGGTGctggggagaaagagaatgtGCTCATCAAACTTCAGAAGGGACTGGAGGAGCTCACAAACAAGAAGGCCTCACTTGTGGAGGAATCCTACCAGTGTCTCATCAAACTGGAGAAAACTGCCTTGAAGGCCATCTCACTGTCCTCTGCTAAACATCTGGACTTCCTGATTGATAGGATGAACAAGACAGGAGACGTGGAGAAGATTAAGAAactggaggagctgaagaagtTGGCTGAAGAGGAAGAACAGGATGGTTAATTCCAGAGAATGATGAATTACATTAAGAGACCATATTAATACAAAATACTTCTGCATTCAGTCTTTTGCATTCAGCTTTATTTATTCAGGGCTGTAGCACATTGAGATATTTATTGATTCATCGTGGTCTCATTTGCAAGAGTGCCCTGAACACAGTAATGCAAAGAATTCAACCAATATCAGGTGATAGCCTTGACAAAAAGaagacaaaatataatttcaacattacagttttaaacCACACAATTCACAACACAACAGTGAGGAATGCAGGTACATTAATATGGACAACAGCAACGTTGATGTGGAGCTGTTCCCTGATCTACTTGTCCCTGATGGACCTGATCTACCTGTCCCTGATGGACCTGATCTACCTGTCCCTGATGGACCTGATTTACCTGTCCCTGATGGACCTGATCTACTTGTCCCTGATGGACCTGATCTACCTGTCCCTGATGGACCTGATCTACTTGTCCCTGATGGACCTGATCTACTTGTCCCTGATGGACCTGATCTACCTGTCCCTGATGGACCTGATCTACCTGTCCCTGATGGACCTGATCTACCTGTCCCTGATGGACCTGATCTACCTGTCCCTGATGGACCTGATCTACCTGTCCCTGATGGACCTGATCTACCTGTCCCTGATGGACCTGATCTACCTGTCCCTGATGGACCTGATCTACCTGTCCCTGATCTATTTATCCCCTGATGTACCTTACCCTGATCTACCAGTTCCTAAACCAACCTGTCTGTACTTATCCAACTGCAGGTAGTCTGATTGTTTGgaaagaggacagtaccttcTCCTGTATTGTTCAAGGAAATGATTGATTTAACAACAAGTTGTGCCAGTGTTTGATTTAGCATCTTCAGCTCCTGGCCCCTAGTGACGGGTTTTGAGTCCCGGCTTGgctgactgtctgtgtctgtctccctccacataCACTTCTTCTTAGTTTCTCCCTCATATTCTtgtgtctttaaaaaaatatgtagtaCTAAAGTAAaagggtatatatatatatatatatatatatatatatatatatatatataatacaaaaatattaagtGCCTGGGTCTGTGTTATAAATCCTTATgtttgtaatgaaaacaatattacAATTACATGTGCAAATTATAATGTCATTATCTTTATGCATCATATTATATACCTTCCTTATACATTAGAGGATGAAAATCCATTTGctgaaacaaatgaataaagtaaataaagaaTGAAACATGGCTTTGTATTATATACCTTCATCTTACATTAGACAATGAAACCCATTGGTTTCCACTTCTCCCCAGCAGGATtcttcaggtgtgtgtctgtgtgtgtcccagcaggattcttcaggtgtgtgtctgtgtgtgtgtgtcccagcaggatacttcaggtgtgtgtgtctgtgagtgtcccAGCAGGATtcttcaggtgtgtgtctgtgtgtgtcccagcaggattcttcaggtgtgtgtctgtgtgtgtgtgtcccagcaggattcttcaggtgtgtgtgtctgtgagtgtcccAGCAGGattcttcaggtgtgtgtgtgtgtgtgtgtcccagcaggattcttcaggtgtgtgtgtctgtgagtgtcccAGCAGGattcttcaggtgtgtgtgtgtgtgtgtgtgtcccagcagGATTCTTcaggcgtgtgtctgtgtgtgtcccagcaggattcttcaggtgtgtgtgtctgtgagtgtcccAGCAGGATTcttcaggtgtgtgtatgtgtcccaGCAGGattcttcaggtgtgtgtgtgtgtgtgtgtgtgggaacgTGTTTATGTGTGAATCCCTGCGTAATATGAACTAAGTTTTAAGTTTCCATATTGTAAGTAACAATGATGATTTTATTATTACTGGGTATGTATGTGGGATGTTGACACAATCTCCTCATCAGCTGCAGCAGCCCCTTCCCCCTGCCATATTTAATAGAATTTGTATTGACAGGatgtgtcacggcttcggggggtggaacaaggaggagcaggcgtggtagaaggattaTTTAATACTATTGAGTGAATATATATCGAGacacgaagcgtcgcacagctctttttACAGTCAGAgacaacaacacacaaagacagggggagcagagggaacatat
Above is a window of Esox lucius isolate fEsoLuc1 chromosome 9, fEsoLuc1.pri, whole genome shotgun sequence DNA encoding:
- the LOC105009879 gene encoding uncharacterized protein LOC105009879, which translates into the protein MASKVPSSEMKGTKGTILSELLPEVRPARCQLITEKESVEQEDHPRARYQLITEKESLDQEDKLRRCTFGKKDQMKANKTILIVGETGTGKSTLINAMVNYVLGVEWKENVWFEIVEQEQENGEQTESQTTGVTVYEVFGYEGRRVPYSLTIIDTPGYGDTKGIQEDNIIAEKLLELFRSEKGIHQVDAVGLVLKSTTNRLTERQKYIFDGVVSLFGKDIENNIVALLTHCDWNPPKNALKAITAAKVPCAKNEKNHPVHFVFNNRQCESFDAEYQERSDYDHLQEQAWNQGLKSMERFFTFLNTIETKSVGMTEGVLRERKQLEAVVVNLQERVKEIEGKQTEIKITQEALEKYKNEMEENKNFSFEVKEIYKDKISVDTSENWFILNQGATICTVCEENCHYPGCWWVINPAWCLVMKDNHCTVCTNKCHYTKHVKENARYNLKTRTVTRTLEQLKQKYDISEKGAGEKENVLIKLQKGLEELTNKKASLVEESYQCLIKLEKTALKAISLSSAKHLDFLIDRMNKTGDVEKIKKLEELKKLAEEEEQDG